In Chryseobacterium lactis, a single genomic region encodes these proteins:
- a CDS encoding GNAT family N-acetyltransferase: protein MDDKYNEVKIIAYEPQYKEAFKTLNEEWIKTFFIMEPGDYKLLDNPEEYILDKGGYIAFALLNGEAVGTCALVKAKEEPLSFELSKMAVSPKAQGKKIGYLLGNALVEKAKELQAEKVFLETNSILVPAIKLYEKLGFKHTEITNPGYDRVDVQMELDLTS from the coding sequence ATGGATGATAAATATAATGAAGTAAAAATTATAGCGTACGAACCTCAATACAAAGAGGCTTTCAAAACATTGAATGAAGAATGGATCAAAACATTCTTTATAATGGAACCCGGAGATTATAAATTACTGGATAATCCTGAAGAATACATTTTAGATAAGGGTGGATACATTGCTTTTGCTTTGTTGAATGGTGAGGCAGTAGGTACATGTGCCTTGGTAAAAGCCAAAGAGGAACCGCTGAGTTTTGAACTTTCAAAAATGGCTGTAAGTCCAAAAGCGCAAGGAAAGAAAATAGGATATTTGCTGGGCAATGCTCTTGTGGAAAAAGCTAAAGAATTACAAGCAGAAAAAGTATTTCTGGAAACAAATTCCATATTGGTTCCCGCAATAAAGTTATATGAAAAGCTTGGATTTAAACATACAGAAATTACCAATCCCGGCTATGATCGTGTAGATGTACAGATGGAGCTGGATCTTACATCATAA
- a CDS encoding alkaline phosphatase family protein, producing MKTKLFSMAVVMSCFLGAQTKKVLFIGIDGCRADVMMSTNIPNIQNLMSQSIYSVDGLCAATTWSGNGWSTMLTGVWHTKHNVQDNNFTNPNYVNYPDFLTRAETYNPNLRTISVVNWAPINDKIIKTADVKSNLGSDLAVKNAAISALQNDNPDILFVDFDDVDHAGHSYGFSSSVPQYISSIQTADSYVGEIVNAMKNRSTYNNEDWLVVLTTDHGAIESSHGGGNLSERNIFTVYSNPGFVPQQISRTVLESNKTFNQLSFPAGIYAKPSNQVPFNFGTSQDFTIEFWVKPNASYSSDPVLIGNKNWANGKNKGLVFSGYSGQTFKMNIGDGTNRIDLVGGKVETNKWKHIAASFDRDGLVTLYEDGVPVTFAKMNTIGNIDSALPLTLNQDGTNVYGQNLAASYKDIRIWKSALPNDVIVNWANQDITSSHPYYNQLLANWKCEELSGNTLADSSPNANHMTITGAATYSAGTVNNFKIYNYTSTTRETDHFPTVLNWLCIPVQSAWGIDGVNRIPVCSNESLATGEVKETGNDFKIYPNPASGDITIKYQSEDQHTKIEIIDAKGALVSAKSIKPSNGNFEEKINIENLPSGMYFIKLNASKKSLTKTFIKK from the coding sequence ATGAAAACAAAACTATTCTCAATGGCAGTTGTAATGAGCTGTTTCCTTGGAGCTCAAACCAAAAAAGTTCTCTTTATCGGTATCGACGGATGTCGTGCTGATGTTATGATGTCTACAAACATTCCTAACATTCAAAACCTTATGAGCCAGTCAATTTATTCTGTTGACGGATTGTGCGCGGCTACCACATGGAGCGGAAATGGCTGGAGTACGATGCTTACAGGGGTATGGCATACCAAACATAATGTGCAGGACAATAATTTTACCAATCCGAATTATGTGAACTATCCCGATTTTTTAACAAGAGCAGAAACCTATAATCCTAATTTAAGAACTATTTCTGTTGTTAACTGGGCTCCAATTAATGATAAAATTATCAAAACGGCAGATGTAAAAAGCAATCTGGGAAGTGATCTGGCAGTGAAAAATGCTGCAATCAGTGCTTTACAGAATGATAATCCTGATATTCTCTTTGTAGATTTTGATGATGTGGATCATGCGGGGCATTCTTACGGTTTTTCTTCAAGTGTCCCGCAGTATATTTCGTCTATTCAAACCGCAGATTCTTATGTAGGTGAAATTGTCAATGCGATGAAAAATAGATCGACTTACAATAATGAAGACTGGTTGGTTGTTTTGACCACAGATCATGGGGCCATAGAAAGTTCTCATGGCGGAGGAAATCTTTCTGAGCGAAATATTTTTACCGTTTATTCCAATCCCGGATTTGTTCCTCAGCAGATCAGCAGAACAGTTCTCGAATCAAATAAAACCTTTAATCAACTTAGTTTCCCGGCAGGGATCTACGCAAAACCTTCCAATCAGGTTCCATTCAATTTTGGAACAAGTCAGGACTTTACTATTGAATTTTGGGTAAAACCTAACGCAAGCTATTCCAGTGATCCGGTCTTGATCGGGAACAAAAACTGGGCAAACGGAAAGAATAAAGGTCTTGTATTCTCAGGATATTCCGGGCAGACTTTTAAAATGAATATCGGAGACGGAACCAACAGAATTGATCTTGTCGGTGGAAAAGTAGAAACCAATAAGTGGAAACATATTGCTGCAAGCTTCGACAGAGACGGCCTTGTGACTCTATATGAAGACGGAGTTCCGGTCACTTTTGCCAAAATGAATACCATTGGAAATATTGACTCTGCCCTTCCTTTAACCTTAAATCAGGATGGAACCAATGTATATGGCCAAAATCTCGCGGCATCTTACAAGGATATCAGAATCTGGAAATCAGCACTTCCAAATGATGTGATTGTGAACTGGGCCAATCAGGATATCACCTCATCCCATCCTTATTATAATCAACTTTTAGCGAACTGGAAGTGTGAGGAACTATCCGGAAATACTTTAGCTGACTCAAGCCCGAATGCCAATCACATGACGATAACAGGAGCTGCTACCTACAGCGCCGGTACGGTTAATAATTTTAAAATATATAATTATACCTCAACAACGAGAGAAACAGATCACTTTCCCACTGTCTTAAACTGGTTATGCATTCCTGTACAGTCTGCTTGGGGAATTGATGGAGTTAACAGGATTCCGGTTTGTTCCAATGAGTCACTGGCAACAGGGGAAGTAAAGGAAACTGGTAATGATTTTAAAATATATCCAAACCCTGCATCAGGAGACATCACCATCAAATATCAATCTGAAGATCAACATACTAAGATCGAAATCATTGATGCTAAAGGAGCTCTTGTTTCAGCGAAAAGCATAAAGCCTTCCAATGGGAATTTTGAAGAGAAAATTAATATTGAAAACCTTCCATCAGGAATGTATTTTATAAAACTCAACGCAAGCAAAAAGTCATTGACCAAGACTTTTATCAAGAAATAA
- a CDS encoding DUF5690 family protein, with translation MAKTINKHTLVTLKAAFAAFGVYFCMYGFRKPFTVASFEGLSYWGVDYKILIIIAQAVGYFISKFIGIKFISELKPAKRISYLFSFIAVAELSLLGFAVTPAPYNILFMFFNGIPLGMIWGIVFSYIEGRKTTEIIGLFLCSSFVVSSGFTKSVGKFLMDTFSISEFWMPFSAGLVFVIPLIVSGILLERIPKPTEEDILLKNKRQPLNGHERKALIQRFFVPIVCIIFLYICLTVLRDFRDNFNREIWDGLHFNFDSSIFTLTEIPIAIMVLVILSFMVKVKNNKKAFAYYHYILFAGILVVGLSTYLFQQNLLSPFLWMTISGFGMYICYIPFNGIYFDRMIAAFEIKGNVGFLIYIVDSFGYLGSVLILLYKNFGSAKTSWLNFYISLNYIITISVLILSIIAFLAFKKKAKPNSNSNQYINFDTSKIL, from the coding sequence ATGGCCAAAACCATCAACAAACACACACTGGTAACACTGAAGGCAGCTTTTGCCGCTTTTGGTGTTTACTTCTGCATGTATGGCTTCAGAAAGCCTTTTACCGTAGCATCTTTTGAAGGTTTATCCTATTGGGGAGTAGATTACAAAATCCTGATTATCATTGCTCAGGCTGTAGGATATTTCATTTCGAAATTCATTGGAATAAAATTTATTTCTGAGCTAAAACCGGCAAAAAGGATATCATATCTGTTTTCTTTTATAGCAGTGGCAGAGCTCTCTTTATTGGGATTTGCCGTGACTCCCGCTCCTTACAACATTCTATTTATGTTTTTCAACGGGATTCCTTTGGGAATGATCTGGGGGATCGTTTTTTCTTATATCGAAGGTCGTAAAACCACTGAAATTATCGGTTTGTTCCTATGTTCAAGCTTTGTTGTCTCTTCCGGGTTTACAAAATCTGTAGGAAAGTTTTTGATGGATACTTTTTCAATTTCTGAATTCTGGATGCCATTTTCAGCAGGGTTGGTTTTTGTTATTCCATTAATCGTTTCGGGAATACTTTTGGAAAGAATTCCGAAACCTACTGAAGAAGATATTTTGCTTAAAAATAAAAGACAGCCCTTGAACGGTCATGAGAGAAAGGCGCTTATTCAACGATTCTTTGTTCCGATTGTCTGCATTATCTTTTTGTATATATGCCTGACGGTTTTAAGAGATTTCCGGGATAATTTCAACCGTGAAATCTGGGATGGATTGCATTTTAATTTTGACAGTTCCATTTTCACTCTTACTGAGATTCCGATTGCGATTATGGTTCTGGTGATCCTAAGCTTTATGGTTAAAGTAAAAAATAACAAAAAGGCTTTTGCTTATTATCATTATATTCTTTTTGCAGGAATTCTTGTCGTAGGACTTTCCACTTATTTATTTCAGCAAAATTTACTGTCTCCTTTTTTATGGATGACTATTTCCGGATTTGGAATGTACATTTGTTATATTCCCTTCAATGGAATTTATTTTGACCGAATGATCGCCGCATTTGAGATTAAAGGCAATGTAGGTTTTCTGATTTATATTGTTGATTCGTTCGGATATCTGGGAAGCGTTTTGATTCTGTTGTACAAGAACTTCGGTTCTGCAAAAACTTCATGGCTCAATTTTTATATCAGTCTGAATTATATTATCACCATTAGTGTTTTAATTCTTTCAATCATTGCTTTTCTGGCTTTCAAAAAAAAGGCAAAACCCAATTCAAATTCTAATCAATACATCAATTTCGATACTTCGAAAATTTTATAA
- a CDS encoding aminotransferase-like domain-containing protein — protein MPKDVLYLKIANAVTEQIKSETLQFGDRLPSLRSAQKLYNVSLNTVKQAYMELESRSLVESRPKYGYYVSQTSQRKLALPSIAKMKISEGKNSPEDLIGKVFGTIAGTDVTQFALGIPGKSLLPVAKMKKCMINVMKRKHDSGTNYEPVQGNERLRREIAKWAMVMEGKITEDDLVITSGAMNGVYNCLMAVTQPGDSVAVESPVYFGILQAIQLLGLKAVEIPTHPITGVDLDALSKVLPKISACCFVVNYNNPLGFQMPDENKKELVRMLTEQNVPLIEDDVYGNIYFGAGRPKPCKFYDEAGIVMWIGSVSKTLAPGYRVGWVAPGKFKEKIIRQKLVQTVSSPSLFSDVIADFLEHGGYDHHLRMFRKKLYANYLQIQKSITQYFPDNTKISEPKGGFMLWLELDKKICTEDLYDEAVSQKVNFAPGRMFSQYNQYQNCMRLNYALEWTDRVESDLEKLGKMIKNRIY, from the coding sequence ATGCCGAAAGATGTCCTGTATCTTAAAATAGCCAATGCTGTCACCGAGCAGATCAAAAGCGAAACCCTGCAATTTGGAGACAGGCTGCCTTCGCTGCGAAGTGCCCAGAAACTTTACAATGTCAGCCTGAATACTGTAAAACAGGCTTATATGGAGCTGGAAAGCCGGTCATTGGTAGAATCCCGTCCCAAGTACGGATATTACGTAAGCCAGACCTCACAACGAAAACTGGCGCTGCCTTCTATCGCTAAAATGAAAATTTCAGAGGGAAAGAATTCTCCTGAAGATTTGATCGGTAAAGTATTCGGAACTATTGCCGGAACTGATGTTACTCAGTTTGCATTAGGGATTCCGGGAAAAAGCCTCCTTCCGGTTGCTAAGATGAAGAAATGCATGATCAATGTGATGAAGAGAAAGCACGACAGTGGTACCAATTATGAGCCGGTACAGGGAAATGAGCGCCTGCGCCGGGAGATTGCCAAATGGGCGATGGTAATGGAGGGAAAAATCACGGAAGATGATCTTGTGATTACCTCCGGAGCGATGAATGGTGTTTATAACTGCCTGATGGCGGTGACTCAACCTGGTGATTCGGTGGCAGTGGAAAGTCCAGTGTACTTTGGAATCCTCCAGGCGATACAGCTGTTGGGGTTAAAAGCGGTAGAAATTCCTACCCATCCGATTACAGGGGTAGATCTGGATGCTTTGAGTAAGGTGTTACCCAAGATTTCTGCCTGTTGCTTCGTGGTTAATTATAATAATCCTTTAGGTTTTCAGATGCCTGATGAGAATAAAAAAGAGCTGGTAAGAATGCTTACCGAGCAAAATGTTCCGCTCATTGAAGACGACGTATATGGAAATATTTATTTTGGAGCAGGAAGACCGAAACCATGTAAATTTTATGATGAAGCGGGCATTGTGATGTGGATTGGATCTGTTTCCAAAACACTTGCTCCCGGTTATCGTGTGGGTTGGGTGGCTCCCGGAAAGTTTAAAGAAAAAATTATTCGTCAGAAATTAGTGCAGACTGTTTCAAGTCCGTCTTTATTTTCAGATGTGATTGCGGATTTTCTTGAGCATGGTGGCTATGATCATCATTTACGGATGTTCAGGAAGAAATTATATGCCAATTATCTTCAGATTCAGAAGTCGATCACCCAATATTTTCCTGATAATACTAAAATTTCCGAACCGAAAGGAGGTTTTATGCTTTGGCTGGAGCTGGATAAAAAGATTTGTACTGAAGATCTCTATGACGAAGCGGTGAGTCAGAAAGTAAACTTCGCTCCCGGAAGAATGTTTTCTCAATACAATCAGTATCAGAACTGTATGCGTCTGAATTATGCATTGGAATGGACTGATCGTGTGGAAAGCGACCTTGAAAAGTTGGGAAAAATGATTAAAAACAGAATATATTAA
- a CDS encoding HAD-IA family hydrolase: MKNIELLVLDMAGTTIDEDNVVYKTLTNAVNEHGYSVGLDKVLVSCAGMEKLEAITSLLKEINGNETDAQPIFENFSEKLKEAYQNLEVKPINGTENFLLHMKAQNKKVVLNTGYTYAIARQLLDKLQWKENVHFDALITADDVSESRPSPEMIRLAMKKFNITEPEKVLKAGDSVIDIEEGKNAGCGLTIAVLSGAQNREELEKAQPDYILNTISEAENIL; the protein is encoded by the coding sequence ATGAAAAATATAGAATTACTGGTTCTGGATATGGCCGGAACAACGATTGATGAAGATAATGTAGTGTATAAGACTTTAACGAATGCCGTTAACGAGCATGGGTATTCCGTAGGTCTTGATAAAGTACTTGTAAGCTGTGCCGGAATGGAAAAACTGGAAGCCATTACAAGTTTATTAAAAGAAATTAACGGAAATGAAACTGATGCCCAACCAATCTTTGAAAATTTCTCTGAAAAATTAAAAGAAGCCTACCAGAATCTGGAGGTAAAACCTATTAACGGAACAGAAAATTTTCTGCTTCATATGAAAGCTCAGAATAAGAAGGTAGTTCTCAATACAGGATATACTTATGCAATTGCCCGGCAGCTTTTAGATAAACTTCAGTGGAAAGAAAATGTACATTTTGATGCGCTGATCACGGCAGATGATGTTTCAGAAAGCAGGCCAAGTCCTGAAATGATCCGGCTGGCGATGAAAAAATTCAATATTACTGAGCCTGAAAAGGTTCTTAAAGCAGGAGATTCCGTGATTGATATAGAGGAGGGTAAAAATGCAGGCTGCGGTTTGACTATCGCCGTTCTTTCCGGAGCTCAAAACAGGGAAGAACTGGAAAAGGCTCAACCCGATTATATTTTAAATACAATTTCTGAAGCTGAAAATATACTTTAG
- a CDS encoding DUF389 domain-containing protein, which yields MTGKFLRFINLHFGEEDKQKVLENITDNISFRGSNLWILACAIVIASVGLNVNSTAVIIGAMLISPLMGPIVGAGFALGTYNFQLLKRSIKNLLIATIVSLLVSFIYFFLSPFKETQSELLARTSPNIYDVLIAFFGGLVGIIAITRVKQGNPIPGVAIATALMPPLCTAGYGLSIGNWSYFIGAFYLYTINCFFICIATFLIIKYLKYEAIELVDRKYERHIRYGITALIIIMIVPSSYLAYNLLNQKKFTQNIDQFITNEFTQKGYTIIYKKVNYNASPRTVELAFLSKKFDKNELENINKKLENIGITNTKLIVKQDATDLKSEILNEIGQRNNVLSEKDIVINQLRQQLDKYTVKDSSLIKEITILFPDFNHISIGKITNFPNTDSANVSTVVLYQSEKEEKGQEEKMKQWLSEKLSDKNAKVIRQ from the coding sequence ATGACTGGAAAATTTTTGAGGTTTATCAACCTTCATTTTGGTGAGGAAGACAAGCAGAAAGTTCTTGAGAATATCACTGACAATATTTCTTTTCGTGGTTCTAATCTGTGGATTCTGGCCTGTGCTATCGTTATTGCTTCTGTGGGATTGAATGTAAATTCTACAGCAGTAATTATTGGGGCAATGCTTATTTCTCCTTTAATGGGACCTATTGTAGGAGCAGGATTTGCATTAGGGACCTATAATTTTCAGCTGCTTAAAAGGTCGATTAAAAATCTCCTGATTGCCACCATAGTCAGCTTGCTGGTATCTTTTATCTATTTTTTCTTAAGCCCTTTTAAGGAAACTCAATCTGAGCTTTTAGCCCGTACCTCACCGAACATTTATGATGTTTTGATTGCTTTTTTCGGAGGTCTGGTTGGTATTATTGCCATTACAAGAGTGAAACAGGGAAATCCGATCCCGGGAGTAGCCATTGCTACAGCATTAATGCCTCCTCTCTGTACTGCCGGCTACGGCCTTTCTATTGGTAACTGGAGTTATTTTATAGGTGCTTTTTATCTCTATACAATCAACTGCTTTTTCATTTGCATTGCTACATTTCTTATCATTAAATATCTAAAATATGAAGCCATAGAACTGGTTGACAGGAAATATGAAAGGCATATACGTTACGGAATTACGGCATTGATTATTATTATGATTGTTCCCAGTTCTTATCTGGCGTATAATCTGTTGAATCAGAAAAAGTTTACCCAGAATATTGATCAGTTCATTACCAATGAATTTACTCAAAAAGGATACACTATCATTTATAAAAAAGTAAATTATAACGCTTCTCCAAGAACTGTAGAACTGGCTTTTTTATCTAAAAAATTTGACAAAAATGAACTCGAAAACATCAATAAAAAGCTGGAAAATATTGGAATCACAAACACTAAATTAATCGTCAAACAGGATGCTACCGATCTTAAATCAGAAATCCTCAATGAAATCGGACAGCGAAATAATGTATTATCTGAAAAAGATATTGTCATCAATCAATTAAGGCAACAGCTTGATAAATATACGGTAAAGGACTCAAGCCTTATTAAAGAGATTACTATTTTGTTCCCTGATTTCAACCACATTTCTATCGGTAAAATAACGAATTTTCCGAATACGGATAGCGCCAACGTAAGCACTGTTGTTCTCTACCAGTCTGAGAAAGAAGAAAAGGGGCAGGAAGAAAAGATGAAACAATGGTTGTCTGAAAAATTGTCTGACAAAAATGCTAAAGTCATTCGTCAATAA
- a CDS encoding TIGR03364 family FAD-dependent oxidoreductase encodes MTTKFDLLVVGGGILGTFHAYHALKKNLKVALLERNSLPQGATVRNFGQVVPSGMDLKWQNFGRESLAIYNELHSQADLTIRQNGSVYIASNDEELQLIEELFEINRNNNYESVLLSKSDCIKQFDGLRSDYCKGGLFFPQELSVDSADMIVKLHKLLKEKMGLDIFYNTTVIETHEDDQKCTAVTAEGTEFHASKMIICGGHEFKTLYPAVFNESDLEVSKLQMLQTKPQGIYSLPGNILTGLSIRRYESFGQCPSFQKIKASEDPNSFEKKYGVHILFKQALDGSVILGDSHEYADARNADELGYDLNMEIDEFMILEAKKIIDLPTYEIQRRWFGVYSQCKTKDIFEYNPSPNIHIITGIGGKGMTGSGGFSKFNIDKIYA; translated from the coding sequence ATGACAACAAAATTTGATTTACTCGTTGTGGGAGGTGGAATTTTAGGAACATTCCATGCTTACCATGCATTGAAGAAAAATCTTAAAGTAGCTCTGCTGGAGAGAAATTCTTTACCTCAGGGAGCAACGGTAAGAAACTTCGGACAGGTCGTTCCTTCGGGGATGGATCTGAAGTGGCAAAATTTCGGAAGAGAAAGTCTCGCTATATATAATGAACTTCACAGCCAGGCCGATCTTACCATCAGGCAAAACGGATCTGTATATATCGCTTCCAATGATGAAGAGCTTCAGCTTATCGAAGAGCTGTTTGAAATCAACAGAAATAATAATTATGAATCGGTTTTATTATCAAAAAGCGATTGCATCAAACAGTTTGACGGTCTTCGTTCAGATTATTGTAAAGGAGGTTTATTCTTTCCACAGGAACTTTCCGTAGATTCTGCAGATATGATTGTAAAGCTTCATAAACTCTTGAAGGAAAAAATGGGCCTGGATATTTTTTACAATACAACGGTTATTGAAACACATGAAGATGATCAGAAATGCACAGCTGTTACAGCCGAAGGAACGGAATTTCATGCTTCAAAAATGATTATTTGCGGTGGTCATGAATTCAAGACCTTATATCCTGCGGTATTCAATGAAAGTGATCTGGAAGTAAGCAAATTGCAGATGCTTCAGACAAAACCTCAGGGAATTTATTCTCTTCCTGGAAATATTCTTACCGGATTGTCTATCAGAAGATATGAATCCTTTGGCCAATGTCCTTCATTTCAGAAAATCAAGGCTTCAGAAGATCCAAATTCGTTTGAAAAAAAATATGGGGTCCATATTCTCTTTAAGCAGGCTCTTGACGGATCTGTTATTCTGGGAGATTCTCATGAGTACGCGGATGCCAGAAATGCAGACGAACTGGGCTATGACCTCAACATGGAAATTGATGAGTTCATGATTCTTGAGGCTAAAAAAATTATTGATCTTCCTACGTATGAAATTCAGAGAAGATGGTTCGGAGTATACTCTCAGTGCAAGACAAAGGATATTTTCGAATATAATCCGTCTCCCAATATTCATATTATAACAGGTATTGGCGGAAAAGGGATGACGGGAAGCGGAGGCTTCTCTAAGTTTAACATAGACAAAATTTACGCATAA